The following proteins come from a genomic window of Coffea arabica cultivar ET-39 chromosome 11c, Coffea Arabica ET-39 HiFi, whole genome shotgun sequence:
- the LOC113716977 gene encoding uncharacterized protein: protein MDLWIVAAAAGAGYLGKHLQNLSLSEKEKLVESYSKISNLRQSEPQNFLQQIRDNTCPLRRLAQKDAHMEAASEQNDVLDRPLEMDQFNGGSVSLLTRASISGSVRMVEDMDVIKLSSQAPGLGESKSCSNDMEFMYGSSRSSARLSRYELLKSRSSGSGHILEPLGSVENHLQKIGDSAHTSLPTPLAPTKGLMLVSNGDRILRRYIGNSLDSLSTDVEDNPSDACHNDSYAFSSAPSFYDTESVELQEQVKRKSSQEKVLGGADQSSELPSGMLLFLIGLTIGITPEVFTYTREVKKLNEKLKLAENLVQDLQEELDMKDKLTVKELAGEISQPLSTKNLSSFNEEPTVSCSDPGDDSITSYDSKLSMSKIEAELEAELGRLGIHTDLERTSDFGETDSQCEVDTIRGDIKLDALRRQYENASESVSDEDSDTTNGPTPPANYAVSPRELSMRLHKLRESRLEARIKELENALQNIQNEFHSLEPQCITSLDSAYSDGESLSTPESPHQLCRNATDTLDEVNGRTSKVTGKDREANYAVLIPNPSTKNFPHLREHQTTSQRAETMGSYLGGDKRSSSSFQMD from the exons ATGGATTTATGGATTGTGGCAGCAGCTGCTGGTGCCGGCTATCTGGGCAAACACCTGCAGAACTTATCACTGAGTGAGAAGGAAAAATTAGTGGAATCCTATTCCAAAATCTCAAACCTCAGGCAATCAGAACCCCAGAATTTTCTTCAGCAAATTAGGGACAACACTTGTCCTTTACGCAGATTGGCACAAAAAGATGCACATATGGAAGCTGCTTCCGAGCAAAATGATGTTTTGGACAGGCCTTTGGAAATGGATCAATTTAACGGTGGTTCAGTTTCACTACTTACAAGGGCATCCATCAGTGGAAGTGTTAGAATGGTGGAAGATATGGATGTAATAAAGTTATCTAGTCAAGCACCCGGACTTGGCGAAAGCAAAAGCTGTTCAAACGATATGGAGTTTATGTATGGTAGTAGTCGGAGTTCTGCAAGACTTAGCAGGTATGAATTACTTAAAAGTAGGTCTTCCGGCTCCGGGCATATTCTTGAACCTTTAGGTTCTGTAGAAAATCATCTTCAAAAGATAGGTGACTCTGCGCATACTTCACTTCCAACACCGCTTGCTCCAACAAAAGGACTAATGTTGGTATCTAATGGAGATCGAATTTTGAGACGATATATTGGTAATTCACTTGATTCATTGTCTACTGATGTGGAAGATAACCCGAGTGATGCCTGCCATAACGACAGTTATGCCTTTTCGAGTGCTCCATCCTTTTATGACACTGAATCAGTCGAGTTGCAAGAGCAGGTCAAACGAAAAAGTTCCCAAGAAAAGGTGCTTGGCGGAGCAGATCAGTCATCAG AGCTACCCAGCGGGATGCTCCTGTTCTTGATTGGGTTGACAATTGGCATAACGCCTGAAGTTTTTACTTATACAAGGGAAGTTAAGAAGCTGAATGAGAAACTAAAACTGGCCGAGAATTTAGTTCAAGATTTACAGGAGGAGCTTGATATGAAAGATAAGCTTACTGTGAAGGAGCTTGCCGGGGAAATTTCTCAGCCTCTGAGCACAAAGAATCTTTCTTCATTCAATGAGGAGCCTACTGTGTCGTGCTCTGATCCAGGTGATGACAGCATAACCAGTTATGACAGCAAATTGTCCATGAGTAAAATTGAGGCAGAACTTGAAGCTGAGCTGGGGAGGCTGGGAATACATACGGATCTGGAAAGAACATCCGACTTTGGGGAG ACTGATTCACAATGCGAAGTAGACACCATTCGAGGAGATATAAAGTTAGATGCTCTCAGAAGACAGTATGAAAATGCCTCCGAATCGGTATCAGATGAAGACAGTGATACCACCAATGGACCAACTCCACCTGCAAATTATGCAGTTTCCCCCCGCGAGTTGAGTATGCGGTTGCACAAGCTAAGAGAATCAAGACTTGAAGCTCGTATTAAGGAGCTTGAAAATGCGCTCCAGAACATCCAAAACGAATTCCATTCTCTGGAACCACAATGCATTACGTCTCTTGACTCTGCATACAGCGACGGAGAATCATTATCAACCCCAGAAAGTCCTCATCAGCTCTGCCGGAATGCTACAGATACGTTAGACGAGGTGAATGGAAGGACGAGCAAAGTGACAGGAAAAGATCGAGAGGCTAATTATGCAGTACTAATCCCAAACCCATCAACCAAGAACTTTCCCCATTTGAGAGAGCACCAGACGACGTCCCAAAGAGCAGAGACGATGGGTTCATATCTCGGCGGAGACAAAAGATCCAGTAGCTCCTTTCAGATGGACTGA
- the LOC140016755 gene encoding probable inactive purple acid phosphatase 1 isoform X1 — protein MHFAVVVINLFLEVLEKVSFLQFCTCFDWFQSLFWGELRVMLHLLVILSTLLTFKGVTSHRVQALSTIAIHKAVIAIDPKASIKASPSVLGLNGQQKELVTLEYSIPNPSIEDWIGVFSPSNFSASTCPPENVTATPPLLCTAPTKLQNANFSNPRYKSTGKGLLTLQLINQRSVFSFAVFSGGLLKPKSVALSNAISFANPNAPLYPRLAQGKEWNEMTVTWTSGYGLEEAEPFIEWGPQGGERRRSLAVTLTFDRNSMCGAPARTVGWRDPGFIHTSFMKELWPNSKYTYKLGHRLLNGQYIWSQTYQFKASPYPGQNSAQGVVIFGDMGKV, from the exons ATGCATTTTGCAGTAGTAGTGATAAACCTGTTTTTGGAAGTTCTGGAGAAAGTTTCATTTTTACAATTTTGCACCTGCTTTGATTGGTTTCAGAGCTTATTTTGGGGGGAACTGCGAGTTATGTTGCATTTGCTGGTGATTCTGTCGACTTTGTTGACGTTTAAAGGGGTGACATCTCATAGGGTTCAAGCACTTTCAACTATTGCCATTCACAAAGCTGTCATTGCAATTGATCCCAAAGCTTCTATTAAGGCCTCTCCTTCGGTTCTCGGACTGAAT GGGCAACAGAAAGAATTAGTTACTCTGGAGTATAGCATTCCGAATCCATCTATTGAGGATTGGATTGGAGTATTCTCTCCTTCTAATTTCAG TGCTTCTACCTGCCCACCAGAGAATGTGACTGCCACTCCACCTCTGTTATGTACAGCGCCCACAAAG CTCCAAAACGCAAATTTCTCCAACCCCAGGTACAAAAGTACAGGAAAAGGATTGTTAACGCTTCAGCTAATTAACCAAAGATCTGTCTTTTCTTTTGCTGTATTTTCTGGTGGATTGTTAAAG CCAAAGTCGGTGGCTTTATCAAATGCAATCTCTTTTGCGAATCCAAATGCACCACTATATCCTCGTTTAGCACAAGGAAAGGAGTGGAATGAA ATGACAGTGACATGGACGAGTGGATATGGGCTTGAAGAGGCAGAACCTTTTATCGAATGGGGTCCACAAGGAGGAGAACGGAGACGTTCTCTAGCAGTAACATTGACTTTTGACCGTAACAGCATGTGTG GAGCGCCTGCAAGAACTGTTGGTTGGCGTGATCCGGGGTTTATTCATACTAGCTTTATGAAGGAGTTGTGGCCAAACTCAAA ATACACCTACAAGCTAGGGCATAGATTGCTGAATGGTCAATACATCTGGAGTCAGACGTACCAATTCAAAGCATCACCTTATCCTGGTCAAAATTCTGCACAAGGTGTCGTCATATTTGGTGACATGGGGAAGGTCTGA
- the LOC140016755 gene encoding probable inactive purple acid phosphatase 1 isoform X2, with protein MLHLLVILSTLLTFKGVTSHRVQALSTIAIHKAVIAIDPKASIKASPSVLGLNGQQKELVTLEYSIPNPSIEDWIGVFSPSNFSASTCPPENVTATPPLLCTAPTKLQNANFSNPRYKSTGKGLLTLQLINQRSVFSFAVFSGGLLKPKSVALSNAISFANPNAPLYPRLAQGKEWNEMTVTWTSGYGLEEAEPFIEWGPQGGERRRSLAVTLTFDRNSMCGAPARTVGWRDPGFIHTSFMKELWPNSKYTYKLGHRLLNGQYIWSQTYQFKASPYPGQNSAQGVVIFGDMGKV; from the exons ATGTTGCATTTGCTGGTGATTCTGTCGACTTTGTTGACGTTTAAAGGGGTGACATCTCATAGGGTTCAAGCACTTTCAACTATTGCCATTCACAAAGCTGTCATTGCAATTGATCCCAAAGCTTCTATTAAGGCCTCTCCTTCGGTTCTCGGACTGAAT GGGCAACAGAAAGAATTAGTTACTCTGGAGTATAGCATTCCGAATCCATCTATTGAGGATTGGATTGGAGTATTCTCTCCTTCTAATTTCAG TGCTTCTACCTGCCCACCAGAGAATGTGACTGCCACTCCACCTCTGTTATGTACAGCGCCCACAAAG CTCCAAAACGCAAATTTCTCCAACCCCAGGTACAAAAGTACAGGAAAAGGATTGTTAACGCTTCAGCTAATTAACCAAAGATCTGTCTTTTCTTTTGCTGTATTTTCTGGTGGATTGTTAAAG CCAAAGTCGGTGGCTTTATCAAATGCAATCTCTTTTGCGAATCCAAATGCACCACTATATCCTCGTTTAGCACAAGGAAAGGAGTGGAATGAA ATGACAGTGACATGGACGAGTGGATATGGGCTTGAAGAGGCAGAACCTTTTATCGAATGGGGTCCACAAGGAGGAGAACGGAGACGTTCTCTAGCAGTAACATTGACTTTTGACCGTAACAGCATGTGTG GAGCGCCTGCAAGAACTGTTGGTTGGCGTGATCCGGGGTTTATTCATACTAGCTTTATGAAGGAGTTGTGGCCAAACTCAAA ATACACCTACAAGCTAGGGCATAGATTGCTGAATGGTCAATACATCTGGAGTCAGACGTACCAATTCAAAGCATCACCTTATCCTGGTCAAAATTCTGCACAAGGTGTCGTCATATTTGGTGACATGGGGAAGGTCTGA
- the LOC113715766 gene encoding ureide permease 1-like isoform X1: MDSVNIPWLVTFPSERFLSSSLKMYVVESKGGAIACMLLALFFLGTWPAILTLLERRGRLPQHTYLDYTITNLLAAVIIAFTFGEIGKSTHEKPNFIEQLTQDNWPSVLFAMAGGIVLSLGNLATQYAWAFVGLSVTEVITSSMTVVIGTTLNYFLDDKINKAEILFPGVGCFLIAVCLGSAVHASNAADNRTKLSSYSHDYKNGEGTKSISTSNEASLEMVWKGDLENGVGTAEKAKFGTAHFLIELEKKRSIKVFGKSTVLGLGITFFAGVCFSLFSPAFNLATNDQWHKLKHGVPHLSVYTAFFYFSVSCFIVALILNITFLFHPVLNTPKSSIKAYLLDWNGRGWAFLAGFLCGFGNGLQFMGGQAAGYAAADAVQALPLVSTFWGIVIFGEYRRSSRRTYLCLGSMLFMFIVAVAVLMASSGHRK, translated from the exons ATG GATTCTGTGAACATTCCATGGTTGGTTACTTTTCCATCAGAAAGATTTCTATCAAGTAGTTTGAAGATGTATGTAGTGGAGAGCAAAGGAGGGGCTATAGCATGTATGCTGCTTGCTCTATTTTTCTTGGGCACATGGCCTGCCATTTTGACTCTTTTGGAAAGGCGTGGTCGTCTTCCTCAGCACACCTATCTTGACTACACAATCACCAATCTGTTGGCTGCTGTCATCATTGCTTTTACCTTTGGTGAAATTGGAAAAAGCACACATGAAAAGCCAAATTTCATTGAGCAACTAACTCAG GATAATTGGCCTAGTGTTCTGTTTGCAATGGCTGGTGGGATAGTTCTTAGTCTTGGGAACCTAGCAACGCAATATGCCTGGGCATTTGTTGGTTTATCAGTGACAGAGGTGATCACTTCTAGCATGACTGTTGTTATAG GCACAACACTTAATTACTTTCTAGATGACAAAATTAACAAGGCAGAAATTCTTTTCCCTGGTGTTGGATGCTTCTTGATTGCTGTTTGTTTGGGCTCCGCTGTGCATGCATCCAATGCTGCTGACAACAGAACAAAGCTAAGCAGTTATTCACATGATTACAAAAATGGGGAAGG GACCAAGAGTATATCCACGTCCAATGAAGCATCTTTGGAAATGG TTTGGAAAGGTGACTTGGAGAATGGAGTTGGCACTGCAGAAAAGGCAAAGTTTGGCACAGCACATTTTCTTATAgagcttgaaaaaaaaaggtccaTTAAG GTGTTTGGAAAGAGCACTGTTCTTGGTTTGGGCATAACTTTCTTTGCTGGAGTttgcttctctcttttttcaccAGCATTCAACCTGGCAACCAATGATCAGTGGCACAAATTAAAACATGGGGTTCCCCACTTGAGTGTCTATACTGCATTCTTTTACTTCTCAGTCTCTTGCTTTATCGTTGCGCTTATTCTAAACATCACCTTCCTGTTTCACCCTGTACTCAATACGCCAAAATCATCAATTAAAGCCTATCTATTGGATTGGAATGGTAGAGGGTGGGCCTTTTTGGCAGGATTTTTATGTGGCTTTGGAAATGGCCTCCAATTTATGGGAGGACAAGCAGCTGGATATGCTGCTGCAGACGCTGTTCAG GCACTTCCGCTTGTGAGTACCTTTTGGGGTATAGTTATATTTGGAGAATACAGAAGATCATCGAGAAGAACATACTTGTGTCTTGGCAGTATGTTGTTTATGTTCATTGTGGCTGTTGCTGTCCTCATGGCTTCTTCAGGGCATCGTAAATAG
- the LOC113715766 gene encoding ureide permease 1-like isoform X2, with protein sequence MYVVESKGGAIACMLLALFFLGTWPAILTLLERRGRLPQHTYLDYTITNLLAAVIIAFTFGEIGKSTHEKPNFIEQLTQDNWPSVLFAMAGGIVLSLGNLATQYAWAFVGLSVTEVITSSMTVVIGTTLNYFLDDKINKAEILFPGVGCFLIAVCLGSAVHASNAADNRTKLSSYSHDYKNGEGTKSISTSNEASLEMVWKGDLENGVGTAEKAKFGTAHFLIELEKKRSIKVFGKSTVLGLGITFFAGVCFSLFSPAFNLATNDQWHKLKHGVPHLSVYTAFFYFSVSCFIVALILNITFLFHPVLNTPKSSIKAYLLDWNGRGWAFLAGFLCGFGNGLQFMGGQAAGYAAADAVQALPLVSTFWGIVIFGEYRRSSRRTYLCLGSMLFMFIVAVAVLMASSGHRK encoded by the exons ATGTATGTAGTGGAGAGCAAAGGAGGGGCTATAGCATGTATGCTGCTTGCTCTATTTTTCTTGGGCACATGGCCTGCCATTTTGACTCTTTTGGAAAGGCGTGGTCGTCTTCCTCAGCACACCTATCTTGACTACACAATCACCAATCTGTTGGCTGCTGTCATCATTGCTTTTACCTTTGGTGAAATTGGAAAAAGCACACATGAAAAGCCAAATTTCATTGAGCAACTAACTCAG GATAATTGGCCTAGTGTTCTGTTTGCAATGGCTGGTGGGATAGTTCTTAGTCTTGGGAACCTAGCAACGCAATATGCCTGGGCATTTGTTGGTTTATCAGTGACAGAGGTGATCACTTCTAGCATGACTGTTGTTATAG GCACAACACTTAATTACTTTCTAGATGACAAAATTAACAAGGCAGAAATTCTTTTCCCTGGTGTTGGATGCTTCTTGATTGCTGTTTGTTTGGGCTCCGCTGTGCATGCATCCAATGCTGCTGACAACAGAACAAAGCTAAGCAGTTATTCACATGATTACAAAAATGGGGAAGG GACCAAGAGTATATCCACGTCCAATGAAGCATCTTTGGAAATGG TTTGGAAAGGTGACTTGGAGAATGGAGTTGGCACTGCAGAAAAGGCAAAGTTTGGCACAGCACATTTTCTTATAgagcttgaaaaaaaaaggtccaTTAAG GTGTTTGGAAAGAGCACTGTTCTTGGTTTGGGCATAACTTTCTTTGCTGGAGTttgcttctctcttttttcaccAGCATTCAACCTGGCAACCAATGATCAGTGGCACAAATTAAAACATGGGGTTCCCCACTTGAGTGTCTATACTGCATTCTTTTACTTCTCAGTCTCTTGCTTTATCGTTGCGCTTATTCTAAACATCACCTTCCTGTTTCACCCTGTACTCAATACGCCAAAATCATCAATTAAAGCCTATCTATTGGATTGGAATGGTAGAGGGTGGGCCTTTTTGGCAGGATTTTTATGTGGCTTTGGAAATGGCCTCCAATTTATGGGAGGACAAGCAGCTGGATATGCTGCTGCAGACGCTGTTCAG GCACTTCCGCTTGTGAGTACCTTTTGGGGTATAGTTATATTTGGAGAATACAGAAGATCATCGAGAAGAACATACTTGTGTCTTGGCAGTATGTTGTTTATGTTCATTGTGGCTGTTGCTGTCCTCATGGCTTCTTCAGGGCATCGTAAATAG
- the LOC113715400 gene encoding protein root UVB sensitive 3-like: MESKAAAEMMFEEWNGTASTKLTKTATITFTENEAESFPTSPSIKKSSSPFKQITSRILEAFLPEGFPDSVTSDYVPFQVWDSLQGLSTYVRTMLSTQALLSAIGVGEKSATVIGATFQWFLRDLTGMLGGILFTFYQGSNLDSNAKMWRLVADLMNDLGMLMDLLSPLFPSAFSFILCLGSLSRSFTGVASGATRAALTQHFALQNNAADISAKEGSQETLATMIGMAFGMLLARITMGHSLSIWLCFLSLTMFHMYANYRAVCCLSLTTLNCQRSSIILLHFLETGQVLSPKQVSTMEHVLPVWTTSWCSKSVNILHTRVCMGVRISSLNYRDLGELSHLAGSHYKKAKYLLLDKKGVINVVMHKDSTATDALKAFIHALVMAKLNSQGRSVHSESQLWIDKHYEVFVLKLQSSGWRTERLLSPTVTWRANWLIPSSNGKFD; this comes from the exons ATGGAATCAAAAGCAGCAGCGGAGATGATGTTCGAAGAATGGAATGGGACTGCATCAACAAAACTCACGAAAACAGCTACCATCACTTTCACTGAAAATGAAGCTGAATCCTTTCCAACTTCTCCGTCCATTAAAAAGTCCAGCAGCCCATTTAAACAAATCACCAGCAGGATTCTTGAAGCTTTCCTACCTGAG GGTTTTCCTGATAGTGTAACTTCGGACTACGTGCCCTTTCAAGTATGGGATTCATTGCAG GGTCTTTCTACGTATGTGCGAACAATGTTGTCAACCCAG GCTCTACTGAGTGCTATTGGGGTTGGTGAGAAATCAGCTACTGTTATCGGGGCCACATTTCAG TGGTTTTTGAGGGATTTGACTGGAATGCTTGGTGGTATCTTGTTCACATTTTACCAG GGTTCTAACTTGGACAGTAATGCAAAAATGTGGCGTTTGGTGGCAGATCTCATGAATGATCTTG GAATGTTGATGGATCTTCTTTCTCCTTTATTTCCTTCAGCCTTTAGTTTCATTCTTTGCTTGGGAAGCTTGTCAAGGTCATTCA CTGGTGTTGCTAGTGGAGCCACTAGAGCTGCTTTGACACAGCATTTTGCTCTTCAGAATAATGCAGCAGACATATCTGCTAAG GAAGGAAGCCAAGAGACACTTGCAACAATGATTGGGATGGCTTTTGGAATGCTTCTTGCACGCATAACCATGGGACACTCCCTATCAATATGGTTATGTTTCTTGTCCCTCACAATGTTCCATATGTATG CAAATTACAGAGCTGTTTGTTGCCTTTCTCTTACCACACTAAACTGCCAAAGAAGCTCAATAATTTTGTTGCACTTCTTGGAGACTGGCCAAG TCCTCTCCCCAAAACAGGTCTCAACGATGGAGCATGTTTTACCAGTTTGGACCACTTCTTGGTGCTCAAAGAGTGTCAACATTTTACATACACGTGTTTGCATGGGTGTCAGGATCTCTTCACTCAACTATCGTGACTT GGGGGAGCTCTCTCATTTGGCTGGATCTCATTACAAGAAAG CAAAATACTTGCTGCTTGATAAAAAGGGAGTGATAAATGTTGTTATGCACAAAGATTCCACAGCAACGGATGCCCTGAAGGCATTCATTCATGCACTTGTCATGGCAAAACTCAACAGTCAAGGCAGATCTGTTCATTCGGAGAGTCAACTATGGATTGATAAACACTATGAAGTATTTGTTCTTAAG CTTCAGTCCTCGGGATGGAGAACAGAACGGCTTTTGTCCCCCACTGTCACCTGGAGGGCTAACTGGTTAATACCTTCTTCAAATGGAAAATTTGACTAA
- the LOC113717265 gene encoding pentatricopeptide repeat-containing protein At1g69290: MWRRAVCLIARRPFSSEPEIPTLYSFLQPSVFALKRSNKEPLNPLPKPQESTSKGLSQDHKTTLESTLESSLISQNIDEAWKSFKTLTNSSSFPSKSLTNSLINHLSSLNDTHNLKRAFATVVYLIEKNPELLEYESVMTVLNSMKNGNTAAPVIALVKCMFKNRFFLPFKLWGGVLVHISRKSGSFIAYLSIFNETCRIAIDEKLDFLKPDLIACNAALEGCCCEIETVTEADRVVEMMSVLGIRPDEFSFSYLGYLYALKGLEGKISELEALIGKFGLSSKNVFLSKLVSGYLKSGNLDFVSATILRSVKEGNEQGACFTEEIYGEVVKGYLEKGSTKVLANLIVEAQKLEPSSVIVERTIGFGIINACVSNGLLDKAHSIVDEMNAQGACVGLGVYASILKAYCREQRTAEAAQLVAEISNSGLQLDVDSYDAVIEASMACQDFQSAFSLFRDMREARIPDLKASYLTIMTGLTESHRPELMAAFLDEVVGDPRIEIGTHDWNSIIHAFCKAGRLEDARRTLRRMIFLQFEPNEQTYLSLINGYVAAEKYFSVLMLWNEVKRKVSIEGEKKIKLDNILVDAFLYALVKGGFFDAVMQVVEKSQEMKIFIDKWRYKQAFMETHKKLKVSKLRRRNFRKMEALIAFKNWAGLNT; encoded by the coding sequence ATGTGGAGAAGGGCTGTGTGTTTGATAGCAAGAAGACCCTTTTCATCAGAACCAGAAATTCCAACCCTTTATTCGTTTCTGCAGCCTTCAGTTTTTGCACTAAAGAGATCAAACAAAGAACCCTTAAACCCCTTACCAAAACCTCAAGAGTCCACTTCAAAAGGGCTTTCCCAAGATCACAAAACCACTCTCGAGTCCACTCTTGAGTCCTCCCTCATCAGCCAAAACATAGATGAAGCATGGAAATCTTTCAAAACCCTCACCAATTCCTCTTCTTTTCCCAGTAAGTCCCTTACGAATTCACTAATTAACCACTTGTCTTCATTAAATGATACTCACAATCTTAAAAGAGCATTTGCAACAGTTGTTTATTTGATAGAAAAGAATCCAGAATTGTTAGAATATGAATCTGTAATGACCGTTTTGAATTCTATGAAGAATGGCAATACTGCTGCCCCTGTTATTGCATTGGTTAAGTGTATGTTCAAGAACAGATTTTTCCTGCCTTTTAAGTTGTGGGGTGGTGTTCTGGTCCATATTAGTAGGAAAAGCGGTAGCTTTATCGCGTATTTGAGCATTTTTAATGAGACTTGTAGGATTGCTATTGATGAGAAGTTAGACTTCTTGAAGCCTGATTTGATAGCTTGTAATGCTGCATTGGAGGGGTGTTGCTGTGAGATTGAAACTGTTACTGAGGCTGATAGAGTTGTAGAGATGATGTCTGTATTGGGTATTAGGCCCGATGAGTTTAGTTTTAGTTACCTTGGGTATTTGTATGCTTTGAAGGGGCTTGAGGGCAAAATTTCTGAGTTAGAAGCTTTGATTGGAAAATTTGGCCTTTCTAGCAAAAATGTTTTTCTTAGTAAATTGGTTAGTGGATATTTGAAGTCAGGTAACTTGGATTTTGTTTCGGCAACTATTCTGCGTAGTGTCAAAGAAGGGAATGAACAAGGTGCATGCTTTACTGAAGAAATTTATGGTGAAGTTGTTAAAGGATATCTTGAAAAGGGGAGCACAAAAGTTTTGGCAAACCTGATTGTTGAAGCTCAGAAGTTGGAACCTTCATCTGTCATAGTTGAGAGAACTATTGGATTTGGTATTATCAATGCTTGCGTTAGCAATGGCTTGTTAGATAAGGCACATAGCATTGTTGATGAAATGAATGCACAAGGAGCTTGTGTTGGGTTGGGGGTTTATGCGTCAATCTTAAAAGCTTATTGCAGAGAGCAACGAACGGCTGAAGCTGCTCAATTGGTTGCAGAGATAAGTAATTCTGGACTTCAGTTGGATGTTGATAGTTATGATGCTGTAATAGAGGCATCCATGGCTTGTCAAGACTTTCAATCAGCTTTTTCTCTGTTTAGGGACATGAGAGAAGCAAGAATACCTGACCTGAAAGCGAGCTATCTGACTATAATGACAGGTTTAACTGAAAGCCATCGACCTGAACTGATGGCAGCATTCTTGGATGAGGTTGTCGGGGACCCTCGAATTGAAATTGGTACCCACGATTGGAATTCAATTATTCATGCTTTCTGTAAGGCTGGGAGACTGGAAGATGCCAGGAGGACTTTGAGGAGGATGATTTTCCTTCAATTCGAGCCAAATGAACAGACTTATCTTTCCCTAATTAATGGGTATGTGGCAGCAGAGAAGTATTTTAGCGTGTTGATGTTGTGGAACGAGGTGAAGAGAAAGGTTTCGATTGAAGGGGAGAAGAAAATCAAACTAGACAATATCTTGGTTGACGCTTTCCTATATGCTTTGGTTAAAGGGGGTTTCTTTGACGCTGTGATGCAAGTTGTGGAGAAATCtcaagaaatgaagatatttattgataaatggaGGTACAAACAAGCATTCATGGAGACACACAAGAAgctcaaagtttcaaagttgaGGAGGAGGAACTTTAGGAAAATGGAAGCACTGATCGCATTCAAGAACTGGGCTGGTCTAAATACATGA
- the LOC113716238 gene encoding uncharacterized protein gives MNLFNYFLQKCLVLLLEGLLQQAGRDVSFSKAKQMLVLVTLEVKGYREHVTLGYTECKYKANHAIPSIIPINGTCHDTCGSVPIKFPFGSGFGCGHPHFARYIRCSSGVLQFTTGTGIYTVSSIDYSSNTILVTDPLMSTCSSMQNSGSFILDRESPFSITTDNVFVLLGCSTTSPVFDKRQDLCDTGSGSNICRGLYSCNAITGIGLVPSAPISTCCVYEPPIPLGSGYGLDLPKLQCSSYSSVIGFGGDEGNPMKWQYGIPLQFNGSYYTESCKNCEDSGGSCGFSGFNQSFACICKNGMNTTINCYGRGYAWSGTWRRRIQRKLCLGDQKSSLTENSG, from the exons ATGAacctttttaattattttctgcagaaATGCCTGGTGCTTCTGCTTGAAGGATTACTTCAACAAGCAGGTCGTGATGTTTCATTTAGCAAAGCTAAACAGATGCTGGTTCTTGTTACGCTTGAAGTTAAG GGATACAGAGAACATGTAACACTTGGATATACGGAATGCAAGTACAAG GCAAATCATGCCATTCCCAGCATCATTCCTATCAATGGTACATGTCATGATACTTGTGGTAGTGTTCCCATAAAGTTTCCCTTTGGTTCTGGATTTGGTTGTGGGCATCCTCACTTTGCTAGATACATCAGATGCAGTTCTGGGGTGCTCCAGTTCACCACTGGCACTGGCATATACACTGTATCCTCAATAGACTACTCAAGCAACACCATTCTTGTTACAGATCCTCTCATGTCAACCTGTTCTTCAATGCAGAACTCAGGAAGCTTTATATTGGATCGCGAGAGCCCATTCAGCATAACAACAGACAATGTATTTGTTCTGCTTGGATGCTCCACAACATCTCCAGTGTTTGATAAAAGACAAGATCTATGCGATACAGGTTCAGGCTCAAATATATGCAGAGGCTTGTATTCTTGCAATGCAATTACTGGGATTGGGTTGGTACCAAGTGCACCAATATCCACCTGTTGTGTTTATGAACCTCCAATTCCTCTTGGTTCAGGTTATGGTTTGGATCTTCCTAAGCTCCAATGCTCATCATATTCATCAGTTATTGGTTTTGGAGGGGATGAAGGAAATCCAATGAAATGGCAGTATGGGATTCCATTGCAATTCAATGGCTCATATTATACAGAATCGTGCAAAAACTGTGAGGATAGTGGAGGATCCTGTGGTTTTTCTGGTTTCAACCAGTCATTTGCCTGTATCTGCAAGAATGGAATGAATACCACCATCAATTGCTACGGACGAG GATATGCTTGGAGTGGGACATGGAGACGCAGAATTCAAAGGAAATTATGTCTCGGAG ACCAAAAGTCTTCTCTGACTGAAAATAGTGGGTGA